In candidate division WOR-3 bacterium, a single genomic region encodes these proteins:
- the cmr4 gene encoding type III-B CRISPR module RAMP protein Cmr4 codes for MFKKNLILTFYAQTPVHMGSGVSVSYVDNPIQREKHTDFPILASSGIKGVIRELALRIWNNEEKVNVIFGPEKGGEEYASCISLTDAKILLYPVRSVKGVFAYITCPYVLNRFKNELKSIGINELPQIPLLTKEDNKEKILVCSNSELKIDNNKVVLEEFVFDIDNSQKINNIDDLVKKISYYLPDEVSSNLDKHFAIVSDDVFKDFVKYAVEIRTRIRIDQTTGTVAEGALFTIELVPSESVFYEFLFINDPYKKEHDKIKDAESVAHEMKNLLNNTIIQLGGDETLGMGLMKVKVYEKGVEGNK; via the coding sequence ATGTTCAAGAAAAATTTAATTTTAACTTTTTATGCACAAACACCTGTTCATATGGGTTCAGGAGTTAGTGTAAGTTATGTAGATAACCCAATTCAGAGAGAAAAACATACTGATTTTCCAATACTTGCTTCAAGTGGAATAAAAGGAGTAATAAGAGAATTAGCATTAAGGATTTGGAATAACGAAGAAAAAGTCAATGTGATTTTCGGTCCGGAAAAAGGCGGAGAAGAATACGCCTCCTGTATTAGTCTTACTGATGCCAAAATTTTGTTATATCCTGTCCGCTCTGTTAAAGGAGTTTTTGCATATATTACCTGCCCTTATGTTTTAAATAGATTCAAAAATGAACTGAAAAGTATCGGGATAAATGAATTACCTCAAATTCCATTATTAACAAAAGAAGATAATAAAGAAAAAATTTTAGTATGCTCTAATTCAGAATTAAAAATTGATAATAATAAAGTTGTGCTTGAAGAGTTTGTTTTTGATATTGATAATTCCCAAAAAATTAATAACATTGATGATTTAGTGAAAAAAATCTCTTATTATTTACCAGATGAGGTAAGTTCAAACTTAGATAAACATTTTGCTATTGTTTCTGATGATGTTTTTAAGGATTTTGTAAAATATGCAGTTGAAATAAGGACAAGGATAAGAATTGATCAAACAACAGGAACGGTTGCAGAAGGTGCTTTATTTACTATTGAACTTGTGCCTTCTGAAAGTGTCTTTTATGAATTTTTATTTATAAATGATCCATATAAAAAAGAACACGATAAAATTAAAGATGCTGAGAGTGTGGCTCATGAAATGAAAAATCTTTTAAATAATACCATTATCCAACTTGGCGGTGATGAAACACTTGGAATGGGATTGATGAAAGTAAAGGTTTATGAAAAAGGTGTTGAAGGAAATAAATAA